From Zerene cesonia ecotype Mississippi chromosome 13, Zerene_cesonia_1.1, whole genome shotgun sequence, the proteins below share one genomic window:
- the LOC119831183 gene encoding elongation of very long chain fatty acids protein 4-like isoform X1: MSNSVGLRFPEWDMAKSKYDEVDSLPLMATPGPMLMILAAYLLFVLKIGPSLMTKREPYKLTITLLLYNVFQVVLSAYMVQKYVSMLLDKGFAPTTCYMHDKKEREQILFDIWIYFAAKVTELLDTVFFVLRKKDSQVTFLHLYHHSIMMFGTWMYLKYWPSYTLYFIGFLNALVHVFMYTYYGLAALGPKVAKYIFWKKYMTRLQLIQFVCIIIHYIIAVNRTECPPAKGVAMFVACNTSFFMFLFLNFYRQNYKTSIIKLDGTKGCIGLIAIKKDEKRVEDKSQ; encoded by the exons ATGAGTAACAGCGTTGGTTTACGGTTTCCTGAATGGGACATGGCTAAAAGCAAAT ACGATGAAGTGGACTCCCTACCACTCATGGCCACTCCAGGTCCAATGCTCATGATATTAGCGGCGTATCTTCTCTTCGTGTTGAAGATTGGACCCTCGCTTATGACCAAACGGGAGCCATATAAGCTGACAATCACACTTCTTCTGTATAATGTATTTCAAGTTGTGTTATCAGCGTATATGGTGCAAAAG tatgTATCGATGCTACTTGATAAAGGCTTTGCACCGACTACGTGTTACATGCACGACAAGAAAGAAAGGGAACAG ATACTGTTTGATATCTGGATATACTTCGCGGCCAAAGTAACCGAATTGCTGGACACTGTATTCTTCGTTCTAAGGAAGAAGGATAGCCAAGTAACATTCTTACATCTCTACCACCACTCCATAATGATGTTCGGTACCTGGATGTACCTGAAATATTGGCCGTCCTACACTCTGTACTTTATTGGATTTCTAAATGCTCTGGTGCATGTATTTATGTACACCTACTATGGCTTGGCGGCTTTGGGACCGAAAGTCGCTAAATACATTTTCTGGAAGAAGTATATGACGCGTTTACAGTTG ATACAATTCGTCTgcataataattcattacatCATAGCCGTGAATCGAACTGAATGCCCTCCAGCGAAGGGAGTCGCCATGTTCGTCGCCTGCAATACGTCATTCTTCATGTTTTTATTCCTTAATTTCTATAGACAGAACTATAAGACTAGCATCATCAAATTGGATGGTACCAAAGGCTGTATAGGATTAATAGCAATTAAGAAGGATGAGAAAAGAGTAGAAGATAAAAGTCAATAG
- the LOC119831183 gene encoding elongation of very long chain fatty acids protein-like isoform X2, translated as MSNSVGLRFPEWDMAKSKYDEVDSLPLMATPGPMLMILAAYLLFVLKIGPSLMTKREPYKLTITLLLYNVFQVVLSAYMVQKILFDIWIYFAAKVTELLDTVFFVLRKKDSQVTFLHLYHHSIMMFGTWMYLKYWPSYTLYFIGFLNALVHVFMYTYYGLAALGPKVAKYIFWKKYMTRLQLIQFVCIIIHYIIAVNRTECPPAKGVAMFVACNTSFFMFLFLNFYRQNYKTSIIKLDGTKGCIGLIAIKKDEKRVEDKSQ; from the exons ATGAGTAACAGCGTTGGTTTACGGTTTCCTGAATGGGACATGGCTAAAAGCAAAT ACGATGAAGTGGACTCCCTACCACTCATGGCCACTCCAGGTCCAATGCTCATGATATTAGCGGCGTATCTTCTCTTCGTGTTGAAGATTGGACCCTCGCTTATGACCAAACGGGAGCCATATAAGCTGACAATCACACTTCTTCTGTATAATGTATTTCAAGTTGTGTTATCAGCGTATATGGTGCAAAAG ATACTGTTTGATATCTGGATATACTTCGCGGCCAAAGTAACCGAATTGCTGGACACTGTATTCTTCGTTCTAAGGAAGAAGGATAGCCAAGTAACATTCTTACATCTCTACCACCACTCCATAATGATGTTCGGTACCTGGATGTACCTGAAATATTGGCCGTCCTACACTCTGTACTTTATTGGATTTCTAAATGCTCTGGTGCATGTATTTATGTACACCTACTATGGCTTGGCGGCTTTGGGACCGAAAGTCGCTAAATACATTTTCTGGAAGAAGTATATGACGCGTTTACAGTTG ATACAATTCGTCTgcataataattcattacatCATAGCCGTGAATCGAACTGAATGCCCTCCAGCGAAGGGAGTCGCCATGTTCGTCGCCTGCAATACGTCATTCTTCATGTTTTTATTCCTTAATTTCTATAGACAGAACTATAAGACTAGCATCATCAAATTGGATGGTACCAAAGGCTGTATAGGATTAATAGCAATTAAGAAGGATGAGAAAAGAGTAGAAGATAAAAGTCAATAG